The window atctataaaaaacaaaacatattacaaggaagcagttttttttatgctCTAACAACAGTCAACAGCCCTGCTAGTGGCTCTGTGAAACTGAGGCACAGCACGGTTTTAAGCCAAATACTAAAATGATCACAGTCACAATACTAACAAGCTGATGTTGATCCACATCTAacatttaccatgttcaccattaTGGTTTAGCATGTTGGCTGTGagtaataaacacacaaatggtCTTGAGGCTAAATGTCATATCAGTAGACTCAAAGTAGAGTACTGATTAGTAGGCTGACTGCAAAACCTTCCTCTCCCATCCTTTCTCTatgatggagggggggggggggactttggtaGAGGAACTTGTGTAACTGATACACTAGAAACAGAAGTGTGACAAAGAGATGTGCTGTTTGACTGGAATGTCCAACCCAGGAGAGAGGTGACTTGCCGGTCATTATGACAGCGAGTGGGGCAATTACTTGAGCCACTCTCTAAAGACTTCAGATTGTTTTCTTGTGATTTACGGTTGCTGGGAATCAAGGATTAAATACCACCTTAAGTATCCACtgcttgaaaatgtattttccaacatttcattcattaagtgatatgaaatgtttttgttacatgCAACAAACATGCCAAATGATTCACAATGACTAAGTACCTTTTCTTTCTAAGTGACCATATTTTAAAGAGCTTGGTTGGGAATATGAAATATTTTTCCGAGCACAAACTTAATGATAGTGAtaatattgtatttgtttttcttttaaattgttttaaataacaaGGATAAAGTTGATTTCAATACTTGAATACTTGGTCCCAGGGAGGTCCATGCTTAAAATTGCTGAATCTCGAATCAGCTCAAAGCGAACACCATTCATAAAGAAAGTGCGGGGAGAGGGTCTATAGACAGAAGAGGGGTCAGTAGGTTCAGGCAAACCTGAGGGGCCCCTTTCCTGACTAAGGCCTCAGAGCCACTCCCTCGTTCTATATAAGAACTACTGAAGCACGTAAAATGCAACAGACATTTGGCTTACTCAACCCTTTTATAGAGAGTCAGGCACACTCCTGGGCCAACTAAAAAAGACCCCATGGCTGTCTATATCTGTAGCTAGTGTAGACAATGTAaaacatattcaattttatagatagatagatagatagatagatagatatttctttttatttattgatcccaaaaaaatgggaaattatggtgttacagcagcagcaaacatacatcagtcatacagcacagaatataaatataaatgaaatacttggatacaatatacatacatacaatgtacatgaaataataataataggaataaaaatataagaacaagatgtatgtgtgtatatgtgtatgtatatatatatatatatatatatatatatatatatatatatatatatatatgtgtgtgtgtgtgtgtatgtatatataagttGCTATTTTATGTAAAATGATCACCACCATGAGTAAATAAATAGCGTATGCTATTGCCATTATCAGTGCATTGTTGTTAGAGATGGAAATTAAAGGAATTGAATGAAAATACAATAATGGCTTAATGTaggattatgattatgattCATGGGAATCTTAAGCAGTGGTTGTCTATTACTCAGTATTTACTGTGTAATCCAAAAACAAAGATGCTAAAATCCTGTCAGTAATGTCTGTTTTATAAATGTACACATTATCTCCTGTCCCCCTGCCCTCAATATATAATATACGTATTCTGCTCCTCCTAACCCGGGATCGAAGAACCACTGTAGTCCATCATTTCTAATTTAGAGGCACAAAAGTTTTAGTAATAGGTTTATTTATTCCAACAGGAATTTGAAGGAACTTTTCTATTAATTGAATGTTGCCATAAAACTGTCATCtacacaaatataaatatataacgtGACAAAATAATTGAGATCTCAATCCTTGTCATGTGCAGGTGTTTTACTGTCTTGTCATATATTGATtgatattgatttaaaaaagctcAAGTAATTGCCCCACTCGCTGTCATTATGACCGGCAAGTCACCTCCCTCCTGGGTTGGACATTCCAGTCAAACAGCACATTTCTTTGTCACACTTCTGTTTCTAGTGCAGCCTGACTCAGTCTCAGGCTCACAAGGTTACGTGGAGGTTAAGTTTCAAGCTTAGGGGACCCGAAAGAGAAAAGAGCAGAATGCATTCActgcacccacacacattttcttaaGCATCACTGTATCACTGCTCATTTGGTTTCCCACCATTTGGTGCTTTGAAACGTAACATAATTTACTTCAAGTTAACAAGGTGGCAGAAGTGTTCAAAAATAATTCAGACATCAAATTTgcagtttaaagaaaaaagcttCTTAATCTGTTTAAATGAAGAAGGGATCAATTAGTTTTAGGCAGTGTCTGTAGCATTGTGAAATCAATTAACAAGTCATTCCAATTGATATTTTGTGGTGCAATGAAAGCCTTACATTCATATATGAAATATTTGAGACTGTTGCTATAGACAAGTAAAAAGTGAGTGGATTAGTATGGATGTgactgctaactgctaactacCAGACGTGGAAATAGTATTCAGaccttttacttaagtaaaagtactaataccacactgtaaaaatactctgttacaagtaaaggtTCTGCAGTAGAAAtgtaacttaagtaaaagtacgtAAGtaccatcaggaaaatgtacttgaagtataaaaagtaaaagtactcaatgctgaaaaatcctcacattttagaaactggaaacgatcaagacagttctgtcaatcaactttgtctttttatttcagCTTTACTTGCatgtatattgttgggtagtttaatttataataaaacatctattTCATACTACATGTAACTGCATGTGCTTtgtgaacaaaaatctttatttgtaaaataactaaagctgtcagattaatgtattggagtaaaaagtacaatatttctctctgaaatgtggtgcagtagaaagtggcattaaaagaaaaatacttaagtaaagtacagtGCCCTTAAGTACAACACTTGAGTAAATACACTTAGTTACAATCCACTACTGACCGCCACTGTGCAGCGTCACTGGGCTCAGATGGCAGTAAGTGTACCTTCTGTGCCACCTATAATAAGACAGACACGCAAGTCGCACGCAGCATCTAGATGCCTGCGAAGCAATCTGAGcaatgttgtaaatgtaaatatgctgAAAGAGTCATATGAGCTTAACGGACACATGCAGAGTTTGACCTCTTCCCGTAACGTGGTTCGTAACGCGGGTTATCAGAGGTGGACCTTCACTGCTGAGAGGTCATGTTAAAAGGTTTGGTTACACAGTATTTCAGAAAAGTTGTATTCATATGCACATTATTTCATTATAGCTATgcactttacaatattacttaaATTGAAAATCAGGTATGTTATCTACTGAAAGTTTATTTTCAGGTGTTTCCAGTGGTTATATCACATCATGTcgaaagaagaggaaaatgtTGGCCTGTGTTGATAATCTCATGTGGCTGTGACAGTTTTCTGTGTAAAATATAATGTATGCATGCCTGCATTAATGTATTGACTAGTGACTCACGGGGTCACTCAGTTCATCGGCGGTTCATATAGTGAAATCAATGGCGCCCTCTTTTGGTGGGATTAAAGAATGTCTGTTTGAGTAAAAAGGTGTTAGGGAGGAAAAGGTGTACAATTTATGGCAGCATACCTGCATGCTGTAACAGTAGCACCTGTTTTAGGCTTTGGTCATGACTTTCAGCTGTTATCTTAGTCAAGCTTGGTTTTCGGCCAAGGTTTTTGGTCTTCAGCCCAAGCATTAAACATTAACGTGCCATGCTTTGAGTTCACAACATGCAGTATCACTTGTTGATGCACACAGAAACAGGCTTTCTGCGTCAAACAAGAATACAAGAAGCATAGCCTACTCCTAGTCTTGGCATTCATTTACAGTTTAACCcaccttttttgtcatttgtcagTCACTGCATGTCTTTCTGTTAGTTTCTTACCTTCCCACAGCAGCAGACTCTGAGGGGCAACGGATGGCCAGATCACAAGACTGTTAGCCTCGTAGAGCGGGTTGGTCAGACTTTCCAGTTCTTGGGGCCGATTCACCCATGACCAAAGTGACACAGTCTTCTCAGGTAGAGACAGTTTGGCTCTATCAAAAGGGTACAAGGCTGTAAGGTTATCCAATAAAAACAATGGTTGCCTAACATTGTGTGTCAAAATGGACTTGTAACTTGTACAATGACACACTTTAATAAAGGAAAACCTTGTTggtgaaaatattttttctctcaataCATTTATAACACTTGGCAACAAAGTCATTATTGGGACATTACCACACTAATACCAGGCAATGGCATACTATAAAAAAGCGTTTATGAAAACTATACTTGTCCATGTGCGTTATTCCCTGGTGCTACCTGAGCTGGCTATACACTCCGTAAGAGAGTCACTGCAACCTTAGGTTTTAGTTTAACAGATTTATTGACATCCAAATCCAGCATTGAATTCAGTGCTTCTACAATATTGTAGGGGTAATGCATTTGATTGCATTAGATTATCTATTTGTACATGATACGGCTGTATTACAgaccaacacaaaacaaaatcatcaaTCAGACTTCAGACTCACCTCTCAGCTGTACTGTTGCCCAAAAATGTACCAAACTGAGAAGCATAGGAGTGTTCAAAGACGAGCACCAGGAAGGCCTCGCTGAATTCAAAGGAGCATGGAAACTGGCGAAGGATCTGCCACACGCAGTCCAAGAAGAGCAGGAAGGTAGGAGCCTCTTGACGAGGCTTGCTGTTGGAGTAGGCCGACTGGGCGCAGCGCTGCTGGAACGGGTGACCCGCCTGGGAGAGATGGTCAAAGATGTGAGAGGGGTCATGAGGAGAAGTGCAAAAACCCTGTCCATCAGGATATCGAAATGCTTACTGGAAGTGACAACTGTACCTGCATTATGGATGCATTATGAAACATTATGAACATCAGCTAATGTGAGGTTATACATGTTTTTGTAACCTAATTTGTGTGCAAATTGTTCCTTGTTAATACTTAACTGTATGTTATAAACAAAGTGTCCGTTATTTCAAGCTTTTAAAATGAGACATATAGATAAATATTCTCAGCAATTCATTTGAACTAAAGTGTGAAAAAGATAAGGAGTGTGTCTCAATTTGCATACTTCCATgagtacacctacatgtagtaAAATGTGTACACTATGTATTCACTAGTGTAATGCATACGTTTCTACAAGGTAGCATTGTCTCAAATTGCGCACAGCCCTTATGCACTGACCGGAAATTACATTGTTTATATACACAGCATAAGACTGTACTTCAAAAGGTTAGAGAAGCTTACCTGGAGCCACTCTCGCTCCACCAGGCCCTGGAAGCCTCTGATGGTCCTGCAGGCCGGATCAAGGATGATCTGAGCCAACGAGGTCACCTGCAGGGTGGAGTCTGTCCCTTCTGTACCGTGAACAAGCACAGACGCTCCCTCCCTGAGACAAACACAAATGATTACAATTGGTCAGTGTTTTACCAGCTACACTACTGTACACAGACAAGTAACACAAGTCCACTGTGAACACTGTTATTTTATTAATGCCGTATGTCGGAGCAGATGAACGTTCTGCTTGAATTGCTTATTATGTACTGATTTAGGATTAGTATAACAAGCAAATCAAACATTGTTCCCTGACCTGTCGATACACTGGGCAGCCAGGCAGGCAGTGGTGAGGATTTCCTTGACATGAGTCTGCCAGTTGGAAGCCTCTAGCTTGCTTAACCAGCGGTCCATACTGTGCGACTGGTCGTTACACGCCTCTACCAACTTTATCAGGCTCTCCTGGAGGATGTTTGACCTGGAAATGACAGATTGACAGAACACTAAAAGATAAATCTGATTAATTCACTATTTACAAATACAAGTTGAAAAACAAAGCTTTTGACACACAGTATCAATATTACATTCTATCAAAATATAGCAAAAAGATTAGTTATTGCGTTATGGATCAACTGAAGCCCTTACTGACCACTCACCTTTCGATTGCCTTGTGGATCCTCCTCCACTGGGGGTAGTTAGCTTCAGACTCAAATCCTCCTCCTCGAGCTTTGGCCTGCTGGGCAACATTGATGGTGCGTGTGTCAATGATGTAGCCACGTTTGCCTGGTCGCAGGGTGGCATTGATCAGCTTCTCGTCTTCCTTACACCGGCGCCCGTTGGTGC of the Etheostoma spectabile isolate EspeVRDwgs_2016 chromosome 18, UIUC_Espe_1.0, whole genome shotgun sequence genome contains:
- the mtmr9 gene encoding myotubularin-related protein 9, giving the protein MPTVEGTLCLTGHHLILSSRQDNTEELWLLHSNIDSIEKRFVGSLGSIIVKCKDLRVIQLDIPGMEECLNIASSIEALSTLDLLSLMYPFFYRPMFEVIEDGWNSFLPEDAFKDLESMTDEWRLSDVNKDFSVCPSYPPLVAVPKHVDDDTLRKAATFRHGGRFPVLSYYHKKNGMVMMRAGQPLTGTNGRRCKEDEKLINATLRPGKRGYIIDTRTINVAQQAKARGGGFESEANYPQWRRIHKAIERSNILQESLIKLVEACNDQSHSMDRWLSKLEASNWQTHVKEILTTACLAAQCIDREGASVLVHGTEGTDSTLQVTSLAQIILDPACRTIRGFQGLVEREWLQAGHPFQQRCAQSAYSNSKPRQEAPTFLLFLDCVWQILRQFPCSFEFSEAFLVLVFEHSYASQFGTFLGNSTAERAKLSLPEKTVSLWSWVNRPQELESLTNPLYEANSLVIWPSVAPQSLLLWEGVFLRWNRSSKCLDEAYEEMVHIVAYNKELQNKVNSLRRQLAQLETEDPLLQTP